DNA from Acidobacteriota bacterium:
GACCGTCGGGCCCAAAACCTGTAATAGAACAGTATATTATTCCTGGATTTATTCCTTTAAGGGTATCATAGTCAATTCCAAATTTTTCCATTGTTCCAGGTGGAAAATTTTCGATTACCACATCAGATTTTTCAACAAGTTTCTTTGCTATTTCAATTCCCTTCTCTGTTTGTAAGTTCAAGATTATACTCTTTTTGTTCCGGTTTGCACATATAAAATATGCACTCTCTCCATTGATAAAAGGAGGACCCCATTTTCTTGTATCATCTCCTGTACCAGGCCTTTCCACTTTTATAACCTCAGCTCCAAGATCACCAAGAATCATCGAACAATAAGGTCCTGCAAGAACTCTGCTAAAATCAAGTACTCTAATTCCCTCTAAAGGCCCTGACATTTCTCCTCCAGCAGAATAACGAATTTAAAAATTATTTTAATATATTTTTTCAAATTATTTCAAATAATAAACCAGTCTTAAACCTTTTCTATGAATTTACACAAGATATTTTACACTACTTCATTCGTAGGGAGCGCTTGACAGAGGTTAAGAAAATCCTTATATTATAAACAAAAAAATGAAACCCGATATAAAGATTGTAAAGGTAAAAAATAGTAGCTCCAACTATTCATCGACAAAATGGGAGTTACGGCATTATCTTAAGTCGGGGGATATAGGCTATCTCTCTTATCTTCATGGGATATTATATGCAAAAGAATATAGATATGACCAAACATTCGAAGCGTATGTCGCTAGTGGACTTGCTGAATTCACTAAATCATTTAACCCAGCTAAAGATCGAATTTGGCTGGCAGAAATAAGCGATCAGATTATCGGTTCCATCGCCATCGTAGGGCATTCAACAACAGAAGCTCAGCTTCGCTGGTTCCTTGTGCATCCCGACTTCCGCGGGCTTGGCCTTGGGAAAGAACTCATGAAAGAGGCGCTTCAGTTTTGCAAGGAGCGCAAGTACAAAATAATATTCCTCTGGACCACGAGCGAACTTAACGTAGCCCGACATCTTTACATGCGTGCTGGCTTCATCAAAACCGAGGAAAAAACCCATGAAATATGGGGAAAGAGAGTGACAGAGGAAAGATATGACCTGCTTTTATGAAATAACTTGGAAACAGCAACTTCGCCTAAAGGCGGATAAAAGG
Protein-coding regions in this window:
- a CDS encoding GNAT family N-acetyltransferase; translated protein: MKPDIKIVKVKNSSSNYSSTKWELRHYLKSGDIGYLSYLHGILYAKEYRYDQTFEAYVASGLAEFTKSFNPAKDRIWLAEISDQIIGSIAIVGHSTTEAQLRWFLVHPDFRGLGLGKELMKEALQFCKERKYKIIFLWTTSELNVARHLYMRAGFIKTEEKTHEIWGKRVTEERYDLLL